AATCCCGACCGGCGCTCTTCCATAAGGACATGGAAGACGATCGCCGTCCAGTATATCAGAGAATCGGCCGCTCTACTCGAAGAAATGGATCGACTGGTCAATCTGGGCATCAAGCCGCTGGATGCCCTGCATGTGGCCTGTGCCATCTCAGCCGAGTGCACCCATTTCATTACGACCGATAACGGCATTCTGAAAAAATCTTCGCTAATATCCGGTATTTCCATCGTCGATCCCGTTGACTTTATTAGAGGCTATAAACATGAAATCGGACGCTGAAATTCGAACGGAAGGCATGCGCCTTCTCATCAAGTATATGGATAACCTCGACGCCGAGCGGTTCATCACTCTCATACAGCGCGACAGGATGGACTATACGGAATGGCGGCAACGGCTCTTCGAAGGCATGTCGGGCCGTGAGATCAGCAAACAGGCCATGGAATTCGCAGAAGAGGACCGACAGGGCTGAGCACAGGTATACAGAGTAGAGAGATTCTAAGCTATGGTAAAGGATCAATCGCACGCTGCCCCAGAATCTTACCTTTCGCGCTTTTCGCGGTTAAAATTCTTTTCCCACCCAATACGAGAGAAGCGCGAAAAGATCATTTGATAGTAACCCCACTCCCCTTTCGCGCCTTCTCCCTCTTACTTCAACGTCGCCAGATACTTCGCCAGATTCTCAGCATGCTGGATGCCGCCTTCAATGGCTCCGTACTTCTCGTTCACGAAATTAAGCTGTTCTTCCGTGAAGAAATCCTGCACCATCGTCAGATGCGTTCCCTCGCCCGACGGCTCCATCGTGATGACGGTGCGAAAGCTCACATCTTCGGTTTCGCCATCGGCGCCGAGATGTTGATACACGATGCGATACGGTCGGTCAATCTCAAGAAACTGCACACGGTTCTTAAAATCTGTGCCGTCGGGGCCGTGCATAATAAAATCCCAGATGCCGCCGTTTGAGAAGTCCATGTTCTTTGTTGTCAGAGTAAATCCGTCCGGCCCCCACCACTCTGCCAGATGCTTCGGATCAGACCACGCCTCGAATACAAGATCGATCGGAGCATCGTAATATCTCTTATAAATGACTGTAGCGCCATTGATTTTCGTTTCAACGTTACTTTTTCCCATTGGATTTTTCCTTTTTCATTTTTTGCAAATACACATCGAGCCGGTCCAGCCGTCTTTGCCAGAGTTTACGGATCTCAAGCAGCCAGTCTTCGACTTCATGCATACCGGCCTCGTCCAGATAGTAGATGCGCTTCTGCGCCTCTTTCTTCATCTGAAGCACCTTCGCCTCTTTCAGCACCTTCAGATGCTGCGAGATAGCCGGAGCGCTCATGTCAAAGTTCTCGCCGATCTGCGTCGCAGTAAGCTCTCCGTTCCGGGCGACGAGCCTGACGATCTCGCGTCGCGTATCGTCGGCCAGTGCGGCAAAGGCGTTCATGATGTTAATTTAATCATCCACTTAATTAAGTCAATCATTAAATAATCAGGATAGACCAATTTCTGTCGGTAGTAAAGTCGGTTCTCATTTCCTTCCTGGTTCTCCACAATACCTGTTCCCGAGCACGCGGATGGCCTTTGAATATCAAACCGGAATCTGCGCTTGACACACGTAATCTGCCGCGTTATTCTATACGTATGCAAACCAAACTGACGCTCTCTATCGAGAAAGAAGTCATCCAGAAGGCTAAGCGCTATGCGCAAAAGCGTCAGGAAAGCATATCGTCTCTTGTTGAGGCCTACTTCCGGGCATTGACTTCTGAAGACGCAGAAAAGTCCGACGAAATTCCCCCCATCACGAGGGAGCTGGCCGGCACACTGGAGGGGGTTCAGATTGATACATGGAAAAACGAACGCATGGATAGGTTGACGAGGAAGCATCTACGATGAACGAAAAGACGCCCGCCATCTTTTTAGATACGGACGTTATCCTTGATCTGCTCTTGAAAAGAGAGCCTCACTTTATATCGGCAAGGACTCTATTTGCCAGAATTGAAACAGGCCAGATTCAAGGCTTCACTTCAGCACTCGTTCTCTGGAATATCTACTACCTTGTGGAGAAGTATGCTTCTCGAAAAATTGCGCGAGCGAGAGTGGCGAAGCTGCGCATTTTGCTGTCGATTCTCCCCGTTGATGATCGGATCATTGAACAGGCCCTTCAATCGGACATCAAAGATTTCGAGGATGCGGTTCAACTTTTCGCGGCCCGATCACAGGGCATCCAGACTTTAATCACACGCAATAAGAAAGACTACCCTAAAGCTGAGATTCAAGTCATGACACCCCGCGAATTTCTGGAAACGCTCTACTCCGCCGGGTAGCCTGAATAGGTCATCTTCCCGGTTAGATAGATCGGACTTTTCTTCTCGACCAGTATGCGCTGATTGAGCTTGCTCTGCAGCTGTTGCAGATCGCCATCGCTGAACGAGCTGCCTGCACCATCAACGACGATTGCATAGTGAAGCGATTCGTCGTTTTCATCGTTATCGATATCATCCCACAGAACGACAACGCTTCCCGATCCAGCCTCGCGGCTTCGATCGGCGATAAAAACGGCCTCGTTTATGCCCTGCGTCACAGCGCCGAAAAGCGTGCGGTTATAGAGGCGCTTCTCGGTAATGACGACGGCCTGCAGCGGATCGATATGCGGCGGAAGATAGATCTCAGTCGGCGCTTCGGAGCTGCGGCCTTTCCAGATCAGAACAAAGAAACGGCGACCGGCAAAGTGCTGCGGCTCCGCCGCTCCGGGTCTGATCGAGGCCCAGGAAAACACCGTATTCCAGGTGTCATAGCCGACGGCGTTATAATGCGAACTGATGATACGTCCCTGGGAACGACGCACGTAGGCCCGCTGAATCACGTGCTGGTTAACGTTAAAGCGAGTTCCGTAGTTCCCGACGACCGAGAAATCCTCACCGTTCCAGGCATCCTTTTCGGTCATCAGCTTCGACGGATTGCCGTTCATGTATTCGTGATGGTTATCGTAGTAATAATCCCAGTGCCACTGCGTGCCCGAAACAAGCGGATTATAGAAGTCGGCGAATCGGGATTTGCTGCTCTGTGCGCCATCCGAGATTTCCATGGCCTGATAGACGGCGTTGATCATGCGCGGAGTATCCTTTGCGCCCGTTCCATTCAACCACATGCCGAACTCGCTCAGGAATACGGGCGTCTGCAGGAAGCGTCCCTCCCGACGGATCTCATCCAGATACTTGAAGTAGGTAGCGTTATCAATGCCCGTCAGATCCGTTCCCATACGAGCGGCATCATAGAAATGCGTGTTAAAGACGAAGCCCGGCCCGGGCGGCGCAAGCAGATGCCCTCCTCCCGTAGCCGGAGCGACGAACCCGATATTCGTATTCCAGAACACAAGCGGCTCGGCAAAGACCCACTTTGATTGCCATCCGGTTTGATTCAGAACCGTACGGATTCTCTGATAGAGCGGCCAGAGCTTCTGATTATCCCACTGCGCCGGAGTCAGGCCCTCCATGCCGCCGTCGACGGGCTCGTTGACGGGATCAAGGCCCAGTATATACGAAAACTCTTCATCGGTTAACTGTTGTCTGATGTAAGCCGTCGCCTGCTCGATCTGCCAGACGAACTCATCCTGCATGCGACGCGTTCCCGCCGACGTCGACAGCGGGGCGTTATTCCAGAAATTGCGAAAGGCCCGTCGCACGGCCTCGTTCGTCAGATTGTTCTGACTCCAGGAGGCGCAGACGAAGCCGCAATATTCTTTCGGATAACTCCCGCCCTGCGTAATCCATGCCGGAGCTCCGTTCCCCGTATGCCACGAGTTCTTATTGAAGAGGTGACGAGAAAACAGATCCTGATGGTAGTCAAGCAGCACATACATACGCCGCTGTGTCGCCTTACGTATCTGAGCGATGACGGCATCAAGATAGGCATAGTCGATCGTATTCACGGCCGGATGCACGCCCTCCCAGGCGATCGTGAACCGGATGATGTTCGCACCGGTGGTGACACCAAGCCGGTCAAAGGCCAGTCCGGCATCGGTATCGTTCGCAAAGGGCTTGAAGCCGTGCTCGGCCAGCTTCACGTTCCCCGAGATATTGAAGCCGCGAAACGACACCTCGCGACCGAGTCCGTCGACGAAGATGCGGTCCGTTACGCCGCCGTAGCTCTTATCGCCGACGACGATCTGACGCTCGGCCTCCGTGTTCGCATAGTCGAGGCTATGCGGACCGGGTACAGCGAGCAGCTGACTATCCAGCGATGCGGTCCGAAATTCCTCGCTATTACCGGTAAGCGGCACGATTGAGGGTAGTGAAATGGAGCCATCCTGCTCGGTGCAGGATAACAGAAGGCACAGCAGTGCCGCAGCAAACGGCAGCCCGCTTGCTCTCTTAAGTTTTCGCATGAGTGTCTCCTCAGAGCCGACCGCAAGCCCGTTTGAACGAGGCTGATTCCGGCCGTGCCCTGTGATTTATTTGTTTGAGACACCTGAAGCATGAGGATCGACATTTGTCGACTATTTTTCCCGAAGTCCCACACCCCTTTGTTGACACACACTGCATTGTGTGGTTCTCTGTGTATATGGCCACAAATCTCTCCATTGACGAAAAGCTACTCGATGAAGCAAAGGAGCTCGGTCGGTTCAAAACGAAGCGTGAGACCGTGAATATGGCGCTTCAGGAATTTATTCAGCGCAGGAGGCAGTTGGAAGTCCTGTCTCTTTACGACTCAATCGACTACAACGCCGATTACAATTACAAGGCAGAGCGAAAGAAAAGGTAATGCAGGTACTGGTCGACACAAGCGTCTGGTCTGAATTCCTCAGACGAAAGGCGATGCATTCAAGCGAAATCCGCAACACGCTGAAGGCCCTGATCGAGCACAAGCGCCTGCTTTTGATCGGGCCGGTTCGACAGGAGTTACTTTCAGGAGTCAGAACAGCGGATCAGTTCCTTGAACTCCGCCATAAGCTGAGGGCATTTCCCGATCTTCCTATCTCAACAGAAGACTATGAGACGGCAGCAGAATACTTCAATCGATGCCGATCAGACGGCATCCAGGGCTCTTTTACCGATTTCTTGATCTGTGCCGTCGCTAATAACCATCGGGCCTTGATATACACAACTGACGGAGACTTCCAGCACTTCAGCAGGGTTCTGCCTGTATCGCTTTTCAGGCCTGAAGAATAGTACGTGATGCGCTTCTTTTTTCCCGTCCGGGCCTTTCCGTTTTGCCCGTCCATGATTTTTATTATTCTCAATCCCTCTAAGTCATCCATTCAAAGGACGTTATGCGCATAAAAAGAAAGGCATCGACCTTCCTCATTATTACGACATTGCTCACCGTTATCGGCATCGTCATCGGCGGATGTGCTTCGTTCGGAACCCTGCCCTCCGAATCGGACGTCGACGGTTTCAAGCAATCGTCGCATTACGATGCGGAGCGACAGATCTTCGTCAATCGGCGACCCGGCATCATCGAAGAGATGCGCGCCCGCACGACGACCTTCTCGCTGCTCATGCAGTTTCTTTTTGGAGGCAGCTCCGAACGCTCTCCATCGACGAAGCTGCCCGAGGTGAAGCCCGATCTTGCGGAATTCCAGAGGCCCGCCGACGATATCAAGCTCATCTGGTTCGGCCATTCCAGCGTGCTTCTGAATCTTGAAGGTCGGATGGTTCTCGTCGATCCGGTGTTATCCACGTCGACGGGTCCGATGGGCTTCATGATGACGCGCTTTCAGGATCCTGTCGTCAAACTCTCGGAGCTTCCGCCCATCGACGTTATCCTCATCTCGCATGATCATTACGATCATCTCGATACCGACTCGATCCGATTCTTTAAAGAGAGCAAGACTCGCTTTATCGTTCCGCTTGGCGTCGGTTCGCATCTTGTCGGATGGGGGATTTCGCCCGACCGCATTACCGAGCTGGACTGGTGGCAGAACGTCGAGCATGACGGACTTCGTATCACGCTCACACCGGCGCAGCATTTCTCGGGTCGGGACTTCTCGAAT
This region of Leptonema illini DSM 21528 genomic DNA includes:
- a CDS encoding SRPBCC family protein encodes the protein MGKSNVETKINGATVIYKRYYDAPIDLVFEAWSDPKHLAEWWGPDGFTLTTKNMDFSNGGIWDFIMHGPDGTDFKNRVQFLEIDRPYRIVYQHLGADGETEDVSFRTVITMEPSGEGTHLTMVQDFFTEEQLNFVNEKYGAIEGGIQHAENLAKYLATLK
- a CDS encoding ArsR/SmtB family transcription factor; translation: MNAFAALADDTRREIVRLVARNGELTATQIGENFDMSAPAISQHLKVLKEAKVLQMKKEAQKRIYYLDEAGMHEVEDWLLEIRKLWQRRLDRLDVYLQKMKKEKSNGKK
- a CDS encoding DUF6364 family protein, whose protein sequence is MQTKLTLSIEKEVIQKAKRYAQKRQESISSLVEAYFRALTSEDAEKSDEIPPITRELAGTLEGVQIDTWKNERMDRLTRKHLR
- a CDS encoding type II toxin-antitoxin system VapC family toxin, translated to MNEKTPAIFLDTDVILDLLLKREPHFISARTLFARIETGQIQGFTSALVLWNIYYLVEKYASRKIARARVAKLRILLSILPVDDRIIEQALQSDIKDFEDAVQLFAARSQGIQTLITRNKKDYPKAEIQVMTPREFLETLYSAG
- a CDS encoding cellulase family glycosylhydrolase; translation: MRKLKRASGLPFAAALLCLLLSCTEQDGSISLPSIVPLTGNSEEFRTASLDSQLLAVPGPHSLDYANTEAERQIVVGDKSYGGVTDRIFVDGLGREVSFRGFNISGNVKLAEHGFKPFANDTDAGLAFDRLGVTTGANIIRFTIAWEGVHPAVNTIDYAYLDAVIAQIRKATQRRMYVLLDYHQDLFSRHLFNKNSWHTGNGAPAWITQGGSYPKEYCGFVCASWSQNNLTNEAVRRAFRNFWNNAPLSTSAGTRRMQDEFVWQIEQATAYIRQQLTDEEFSYILGLDPVNEPVDGGMEGLTPAQWDNQKLWPLYQRIRTVLNQTGWQSKWVFAEPLVFWNTNIGFVAPATGGGHLLAPPGPGFVFNTHFYDAARMGTDLTGIDNATYFKYLDEIRREGRFLQTPVFLSEFGMWLNGTGAKDTPRMINAVYQAMEISDGAQSSKSRFADFYNPLVSGTQWHWDYYYDNHHEYMNGNPSKLMTEKDAWNGEDFSVVGNYGTRFNVNQHVIQRAYVRRSQGRIISSHYNAVGYDTWNTVFSWASIRPGAAEPQHFAGRRFFVLIWKGRSSEAPTEIYLPPHIDPLQAVVITEKRLYNRTLFGAVTQGINEAVFIADRSREAGSGSVVVLWDDIDNDENDESLHYAIVVDGAGSSFSDGDLQQLQSKLNQRILVEKKSPIYLTGKMTYSGYPAE
- a CDS encoding type II toxin-antitoxin system VapB family antitoxin, which encodes MATNLSIDEKLLDEAKELGRFKTKRETVNMALQEFIQRRRQLEVLSLYDSIDYNADYNYKAERKKR
- the vapC gene encoding type II toxin-antitoxin system VapC family toxin; protein product: MQVLVDTSVWSEFLRRKAMHSSEIRNTLKALIEHKRLLLIGPVRQELLSGVRTADQFLELRHKLRAFPDLPISTEDYETAAEYFNRCRSDGIQGSFTDFLICAVANNHRALIYTTDGDFQHFSRVLPVSLFRPEE
- a CDS encoding MBL fold metallo-hydrolase, with protein sequence MRIKRKASTFLIITTLLTVIGIVIGGCASFGTLPSESDVDGFKQSSHYDAERQIFVNRRPGIIEEMRARTTTFSLLMQFLFGGSSERSPSTKLPEVKPDLAEFQRPADDIKLIWFGHSSVLLNLEGRMVLVDPVLSTSTGPMGFMMTRFQDPVVKLSELPPIDVILISHDHYDHLDTDSIRFFKESKTRFIVPLGVGSHLVGWGISPDRITELDWWQNVEHDGLRITLTPAQHFSGRDFSNQNKTLWGSFVVQSAKHKIFFSGDTGYDTHFKEIGDRLGPFDLAFIESGQYNEKWREVHMLPDESLQAFKDLKAKRYFPIHWGMFNLSLHAWHEPVERITAGARRDGIPLVTPRIGEAVQLNDRYVAESWWRPLLLAAKSTEAPTGSEATIE